The following are from one region of the Arcobacter defluvii genome:
- the argF gene encoding ornithine carbamoyltransferase — MRHFLTLADYTKEEILEILALAKQIKEETKRREFKDYMPKKTLGMIFEKSSTRTRVSFETGIYQLGGIGLFLSSNDIQLGRGEPMSDTSRVISRMVDMVMIRTFEQSKIEEFAKYSKVPVINGLTNEYHPVQLMADYMTIQEAGLDKDLVVAYVGDGNNMAHSWLNLSAKLGFELRIATPKGYEVDATILAKSLEMAKLSGAKITITNDPKEAIKGSTVVTTDTWVSMGQEEQKEIRVKDFAGYMVDSNMMKLAQDKAIFLHCLPAYRGYEVSDEVMESSQSLIFEEAENRLHAQKGVMVWLDRKRDEK; from the coding sequence ATGAGACATTTCTTAACATTGGCTGATTATACTAAAGAAGAGATTTTAGAAATACTTGCTTTAGCTAAACAAATCAAAGAAGAGACTAAAAGAAGAGAATTTAAAGATTATATGCCTAAAAAAACATTAGGTATGATTTTTGAAAAAAGCTCTACAAGAACAAGAGTATCTTTTGAAACAGGTATTTATCAGTTAGGTGGTATTGGTTTATTTCTTTCATCAAATGATATCCAATTAGGTAGAGGTGAACCTATGAGTGATACATCTAGAGTAATTTCTAGAATGGTAGATATGGTGATGATTAGAACTTTTGAACAATCTAAAATCGAAGAATTTGCAAAATATTCAAAAGTTCCTGTAATAAATGGTTTAACAAATGAGTACCACCCTGTTCAACTTATGGCTGATTATATGACTATCCAAGAAGCTGGTCTTGATAAAGATTTAGTTGTGGCTTATGTTGGTGATGGTAATAATATGGCTCATTCATGGCTGAACTTATCAGCTAAATTAGGTTTTGAACTTAGAATTGCAACTCCTAAAGGTTATGAAGTAGATGCAACTATTTTGGCAAAATCTTTAGAAATGGCAAAATTAAGTGGTGCAAAAATCACTATCACAAATGATCCAAAAGAAGCAATAAAAGGCTCAACTGTAGTTACAACTGATACTTGGGTTTCTATGGGACAAGAAGAGCAAAAAGAGATAAGAGTAAAAGATTTTGCTGGATATATGGTAGATTCAAATATGATGAAATTAGCACAAGATAAAGCTATTTTCTTACATTGTTTACCTGCATATAGAGGTTATGAAGTTAGTGATGAAGTAATGGAAAGTTCTCAAAGTCTTATTTTTGAAGAAGCTGAAAATAGATTACATGCACAAAAAGGTGTAATGGTTTGGCTAGATAGAAAAAGAGACGAGAAATAA